Genomic segment of Zingiber officinale cultivar Zhangliang chromosome 11B, Zo_v1.1, whole genome shotgun sequence:
CCTCTCTGGGACGAGCACTGCCACAGGCAAAGAGGGTGGCAATGACTCTGAGATGGCCATGAGCTGCAAGAAGGATGCCGATGACAATTGATGGCAATGGTGGCATGGATCGGGAGATGGAGAGGGATGGTGAAAATTGGGAGATTAGGGCAAATGGGAAAAAATTGTCTTTAATAAATATACCTAGGTTAATgaaatcaatcaactcccaacttagtAATATTTCAAATATACTTTCTTTAAACTTAATATATATATTCCCTTAAATGTATCATATGTGCACagtttaaatctcgaaaaatttctaaaaattctcaaaaaatttataAGATTATTTCTTAATTGAcccttattttatttaattatcgaAACTTATATAAATAGTGTTCTATTATAATTTTTCCcctacaatttttttttgttttgatgtTTACCTCTAAATCCtgaaaaatgaaatttttgtataGAAATTTATCAAAAATGTAAGTTTTTGAAGGGTAACATGGGTAGGATTGAGCATTTGATTAAAAGCAAACTGATCTAATTGCACTAAAAGATTTGTTTTAACAAATCGAACTGATCTAAGATtgttaaaaaaatagtaaatcaaaccaaaataaaataattaatttgatctattatcaaattaatcaaactttttttttatgAACAATCGACTGCTATATGGATAATCGTCTTCACAAATTGATTTCTGAATTTACCATGATTGATTTGTAGACTAACTATCGGTTGATTATAATGACTATTGGAAGTCCAGTTTAATTGGTTTAACCAAGTTCTAAATTTTATAATCAAAATTGAACCGGATAAAtctagattaatttttttaaaaataaaatttcaaattaacccaactgaatttttaaaataaattgatttttttattatttcagtttGGCTGATATTTTATTCAATCGCTAAACATGAGGATGATAATGGAGGAGGAAAACATGCATCAATTTCAGACTGATGCACATGCACTAGAtcatatttaaataaaatccATAATTTGAATACATAATTCTGCTATATGATAGAGTGAATCTCTACATTTGGAAAAGGATCCTTACGATGCAGAATGACCTTGTTATCATAATGGAAGGTTAGGTTTGGGCATGATAATAATCCATTTTGTATCAGACCAGTGGTTTATTTTGGGTTAAAATAATTCCATTAAAAATAatgatcaaaatttaataaaattttcttgaaCAATATGGagcaacagaaaaaaaaaagagttaatataaatttattaatgaaCCTTAGACAATTTATTACAAACAAGATTGATATCTCTTATTTGAAACCTCCAGCTCCTCCATAAGCAAAAACATATTTGTCTTTATCATCTGCATAATGATTATCTGCTACACTATAATAATCACTAATATCAGCACGAGGGTGAAGATCAGGAGGATACGGATCGAACAAGTTATCATGCTCGTCCACAAACTGAACTTCAATGAAATAAGCAGCTTTATTAAATCCTTCATTACTTGGATGACCACTGCCCATCGGAGGGCTTGGCACATTCAAGGGAGAGTTGACAAACCCACCCAATTGAACCAACAATGCATTATCCTCCATCTTTGGAAGTAATTCCTTGGGGAAATACCCTAGAGATATCTCATTATTACATGTCACCCACCAATTCCCTGTTTTATAATCCTATAAATGAAAATACACAAAATTTATTAATAAGGATTAAActtcaataaaaattaaaaaagatcatttagaaataaataaagaaattacCCTAGAGATTAGTATCGATATAAATTGTGTTTCTCTGCCATAAGTGGAAAATTGGGTAATCAAGCTTCCAGGTCCATAAATATTATTGGTGCTAACAAAACCAGCACATTGGAAATCCACACATCCCGTGTTACTCTTGTCATCAATCTGAAAATatgtaattaaaaattttatctgagaatatatatatgtagctaacagattaaaaaaaataaaagatttataCTTACAGTCCAAAACGTAAAAAGTCGAGGATCACTAGTTTCGTATACGATTGTTGAAACCTGagaaattatatattaattagtgacaatataaaattatattagtaAATGATTTATATTAGCTTACTTGCCAACCGACGGCGATACCATTGAGTCCATTGGTTGGACCATTTCCACCGCCATAAAGTATTATAGCGCTGGATGATGATTGATCAGTTTGTAGATCTGGAAGCTTATAAGTCGCCATTTTTGCGTAGGCGCCATAAAATTGACCACGTATAGATTCAATTATTGCGTACTATGTATAATGCAAATATTATTTATCTTTAAACtctataaataattaattaaaattacattaataataataaaagtgataaagaaataataaCTCACGTGAGTTCCTTCAGTATTTTGATTATCGGCTATGACTTGTGCTCTAAATTGGTTTCTCAAGAGTTGAGACTCATTTAAATCTTGTTTGCGAGCACGGTGGACAATAACAGTGCCAGAAGGACAAGTATCATTGAATCCATAAAAAGAAGGTTGTCTAGATTTGACAAGTTTCATTCCTTTCGGAAGACTACTTGGTTTTAGCTGCAAAGATTATTAGGCCAATTAAAGAACAGAATGAACTATACCATGCAACATCATATAAATTTGACTCATATTTTTAATGTCGAATACCTGAAGAGTGTGATTTTTCAATAGAGGATGGTCAAATGCTGGTTGTTTATACATATCAACACAGTCAAATAGATCTCCAGCTATTGtctaacaaaaaataaataatttcattaaaaaatattatttataatttgtcaaaaaatttaataataaccTGAATGGTTTTAAGCGAATGCTTAGCTTTCTTGTTCCATGATCTTGCCTGTGCGCCAccaataaacaatagaaacaaaATACGAAGTAACATGATGTGAAATGATATGAATATAATCTTGGTCATTCTCACTTATAAATACACACAAAAAAAGTTTATAGTTGGTAAAATATAAGTATcattaaatagaaaaataatgaaAAGGATATTTACattctttaatttttaatttattattaatataatttataattagtaagataaaataattattaaataacataaataaaaGTGAAATTATTAGGATTctgttaaatattcaatttatcaTTAATGTAAtcttataatttatataaaattaatttaagcttatctatattaatgttaaaataagaaatttcaaaatttataccAAATATAAGCCTCTATTAATGTTAAAATAATGAATCTAAATTTATACCAAATGTAAGAAATTATCTCACTATTAATATATACTTAAAATATAATAACAATTAATATTGTTAAATAATAAATTTCCttccatttattttatttaaaagtaaattaaaaaaataaattacacacttaaatatacaaataatttcctttttatttattattttatttaatgattCTTATATCTTACTAACTaagcatttttgttttttttgtgtcTTTGTAAACTAGAGAAAGAGACTAGATttataacatattaaataattaaaatttagtaTCACATCATATTACTTAGCATTTTATTCGTTATGTGTATTTCAATTAGTGGTGATACAGATTATGATAGATGGGCTTAGCAAGTGAAGGAGGGAATTAAGTCAGAAGAGATATATAACTGGTCGATCGTAGGCTGAGCGAGTGCTCCCGTGCTCATATATGTTCGGTTGGGCAAAGTCTACCCGAGTATAAAAATATTTAGCCTTGATAATAGGCTTAGCATATAGTCGGCCGATCATAGGCCAAGCGAACACCCTTGCATTTGTATATgttcggtcaggcaaagcccgcctaagtataaaggcatttaaccttatataatattctcaacgTATAACCGGCCGACTGCAGGCCGAGCGATTATCGGTTgaccgaaggccgagcgagcaaccacgtgctcatatacgGTTGACCAGGTAAAGCTCGCCCAAGCATAAAAGCACTTAGCCTTATGCATAGTTTCAACATATTActggccgagcgagcacccacgtgctcatatatgctcgaccgggcaaatctcgtccgagcataaaggcacttagtcTTATATATAGTTCTTAACATATGACCGACCGATCGAAGACCGAATGAgtacccatgtgctcatatacgctcggtCGAACagagcccgcccgagcataaagacatgctCAACAAGTGGTATTCTTAATATATGCAACCAGCTTGAACGACCGACCAAGACATGTTTAATAGAAAACATCCTTAATATATGAAGCTGGCTTAAATGACCGGTTGAAACATGTCCAACAAAAGATTTGgggggaaatatcttctagaagtttCTTTGGTTATAATGACGTGTCTTCAGCATAAATATAAGTCATAAacaacaaaagaggtacatctggagtacaaaaaagattccttaaagaatTATTACACGAATTATAGAAGATgatttcatctcctaacaaatccTATCGAACCGGGGACTACTTCACGACTATGGAGGTCATATGAGgaagtataaaaagggggatcctctccgttggtaaggtacgcaagttctagcatctaaactctgtttaacttcagttactgttcttcttcttcctccatctatgagagagactgacttgagcgttggagagtctagctagggatccccaccccgatcttaggtcactaatgcAGTGTTGACTCGTTTCACTGTGCGCAGGAGTGTGGAGGAGTTTCTTTAGATCATCGGAGCTCATCTTCATCGAAAGTCATCATCTCTCATCGAAACCAGTGCTCATCTTAGcagatttcagataggatcaaatttggcaccattTGTGTGAAACATTCACCTAGATCTGAGACTAAGAAGATGGAGGAAGTTGGTAGACCCAACATCATCACTATATCGCCGGATgatctggagttgctcatcaacgaCAGAGTACAGAAAATactacaacaacagcaacaacaagggAATACTGGTGGTACATTGCCTATGATTCTACCTTTGGCGATGTCGGTAACCTCTCATCACCAAGAAAAGGAGATCAGTCTCATTTGTTCTCTGCCCCTCTCTCTCCTACCCGACGTCCTAAAGCTTACTTTCGGGTAACCATTGAACAAGGAGGACAAAGAGAAACCCTTCAATAATCTTCTGGAGAAACCCCAGtaagagaaaagagaaaggggAAGGTGATAGCTAGTGACAGTTCTCCTGAAAGGATTGCCACTTTATTCTCTCAATGGGTGTTGGATAATCTGCTGCCAAAACATTATCAAAACCTAAATGTCGGAGAATATTAAAGAACAACTGATCCCAAAGATCATCTTCTCAAATTTGAGCACGCAGTGCTTCTCCAACAATTCACTGATGGAGtcaaatgtcggatgtttctcactactttTGGAGGAGAGGCTAAGAGATGGTTTAAGCGACTGCCGGAGAACTCTATCCGTCACTTCAAGGATTTCCGCAAGGTATTCTTGCATCATTTTTCTAGTAATTGAAGGTACCACAAAACTCCATGGAGTCTTTTTTATATCAATTAAGGTCCTAAAGAATCTATTAGggcttatattaaaatatttaatcaagTGGCTATTGATGTTCCATCGGGCACTATAGAGATCTTGGTAAGCGCCTTCTCTCAGAATCTTAGGAATTCTCCTACCAATTTCGATATATTTATTGAACGGGCTTTAGAAtttatcaatgtggaagaagctcaagctgcccgcAGGAAAGAAGTTAACACCTCTACTCCAGTTCCAATAGTTGGTCGCCCGGTGGTACCTGTCCAACCTCCTAAAGGACCTCGGGCGGCCCAGCATCATCGTCAGCTCGAGCCTCGACCTTAGGCAGTGCAACATGTGTGAGCTCCTGAACATTTTCCCCAAAGATGGTGTACATACCATCTGACTAATACTCATGACACTGGAAATTGCTTCATTAAGAAGAATTAACAAGTAGGCAATACTCGATATCGTTGGCGCTCTCCAATCCCAAATCGTCGATGATATCCTCAACAAAATAGCCCGCTCAAAATTGAATACTAGCTAACTGggttgttaggaccgaaaagtagctagagggggggtgaatagcttcgcgtgtgctcgtcgtgcttcgttgcttgtttcttcaaagtgatgcgcagcggaatacaaagaaacaaactacaacaatgctaacaataggattttacttggtatccacctcacaagaggtgactagtccaaggatccacacacacacacacacctccactaataaacactccttttcggtaactaccgaaggcggagaagccctacaagactctcaatacaagtagaagaaagggtagtaaagaataagcaaaagcttacaagagatgcagtaaaaaccctagcttcttcttcttcttgttgcaactcgcctcttgacttggatgaacctccaagaaccttcaagaactggcggtgaggagcttagagagtgctggggaggagctgtgatgaatctggaatgaatcggtgaagttgtaCTGAAGGaaccgcacgccaacagctataaacgacgccaacggtcgaatcccaatcgattggattgctcccaatcgattggggaggctttggatcgatccacggatcgatccagagcgcctctgtgctctggaaaaacttctggatcgatccacggatcgatccagcgcttatcgcgtgaagcagcagcgtcccaatcgatccactgatcgattgggacctctggatcgatccacggattgatccagaggggttctgttcgcggggcctcaccggatcgatcggtggatcgatccaaatcttctggatcgatccactgatcgatccaaacctgctggatcgatccacggatcaatccaaacctgctggatcaatccacggatcaattaatccaaacctgctggatcaatccacggatcaatccaaacctgctggattaatcggctgatcaatccagatcttggtttttgcccaaaaccaagcccaaagccccctaaaccaacatctagtcaaccatgacttgttggtacataagacctagcatccggtcacccttgaccagctatgactctctcaccaagtgtctggtcaatccctttgacccacttggacttttctcttcttgccaagtatccggtcactccctaagacctacttggacttttcttcctcgtgccaagtatccggtcaatccctttgacctacttggactctcaccagatgtctggtcaaccttgacccatctggatttctcttgcctgacttcactcaccaggactttcccaattgcctagcttcactcactaggtctttcacctggcttcactcaccaggatttttctcctgcctagcttcactcactaagacctcccaattgcctagcttcactcactaggtctttcacctggcttcactcaccaggattttcctcctgcctaacatcccagttaggacttcccagtcaagtatccggtcatccttgacctacttgactcttcttcaatcaaccttgcattgtcaaacatcgaaatccaaaccaagactcaagcttgatcaaccaggtcaaccttgacctgaggaatgttgcaccaacaatctccccctttttgatgtttgacaataccaacactatcacttataataccacatgtaagttaggctaatcccatagcctaaaccttcttcatgccactaggtaatgaatacataagttaagcccttcattctccccctaagagggcaaactccctctaggtgataaaagcctaacttactccctttcattctccccctattggcacacatcaaaccatgccccatttttgggcactatccacttgaaaccacttgaacaatgaggatatccactccccattaaagttcaaacgctcaaccttgagcatgttcttaacggaaggttaaccaccttccaaggttcatgaaaaataaatttcatatctttaaagagtccctccccctaaagacatggtggtaacttctgtcattgcaccaacaatgacttggaatccccaaaactttaggaaacccaattttagaagttttgaggttcaaatattcaaaatttgaaacaaacctcaacctaaactttcaacttagccttccttaaccattccatccttgttttccacacgaaaacaccctttttatgtatacaactgtattttcaggggtttgaaatggtttcctagactaaaataggttcaaaatgctgaaaataagctttcccagccaaaatcagcatcttcaatcgattggagttgggttccaatcgattgaaccctgctgaatcgatccactgatcgattcagtcttcttggatcgatcggctgatcgatccagcgagcttctgctcgcgagaaatgccttctcaatcgatcggctgatcgattgaggcactccaatcgatccactgatcgattggaggcctgaaattgctgaaattcaatttcagccaatttcagaaacccctagaaaattctacaaaaatcgtaaaaatttgtgtagacattatttagggcatatactatcaaagaaaaatagttttctatgaaaatacttcatattttcaaagattgacataaacttgaaatcttgcaaaaactttagtgttttcttcaagtttgtatctaactattcaatggtgattactatcaaaagatagccttcaccaaggttttccaaaatcactttaaaaaccttttaaaaaccaatatcccatcatgttccttgggcttaatgcacatgacttgtacattagctttcccaatgatgggaaaacacataactatgtgttttgatgaacttaacacTCAagaaaatgcactaaatcaacatgttgagttttgttcatcatcctaacatctcacttgtatctattgtgcacaaaacacatacaagtcatcttataggtctttgtgagatgtaaatttttggttttgccctaatctagggatcatgcatatctatctaggcattttagagatattagacatccacctaggatgtcacttgttaataagtgttgttaaatgccatttgtccttaattacaaggaattaaacttaatgcatgattatgttatggcatacatcaaaatgaaataattttcaaaagaaaatatcctataactacatgatgtatgtatgtcatgacatgatatttttggatttttcataatagcacatgaatgcacaaataaaacatgatgtcatggcatataatgggcaaacaatcatggcaagatttagcataaataaaatatacctagattatctatctaagtatccttaaccacttagctacctcaaaaccacttgttttaacttaaaccgttaaacctagattaccctaaatgcttcaaagaaatgccaaaacctaaattgacatttctatttctcttgatttgtttatgccacttaaaaattaagcatgtcctcaaatgttggcatatttcatttttcctcaagagtgattacataaatcaaggcccggattgccttaaatttccaagataataccaaaatcccaacttggtatttctcaaggttttcccaatttgtgtcattttaagataaaatcaatttttccaccaataggcacattttactcttttaaggAGTAAACattagttccatttcattttcaaaagttaacaaaaccttgaaaatgctccttgagtgtcaatttcctcaaagttgggttaactacccttctaatcggagttgacactctctaacccatttatggggtagagaaaatgctcctaggaacccaacacctattggtgctccttggatgctctaggtactcactagggataacttccctagataccttcctagtgaccttgttgggcttcttagaagccttggtcacattttctgggtcaactctagggatagcctcccttgtgaccttgttagtgactttctgagacttcttagaagtcttagtcactttggttgcaaagacacttctagggatatcttcccttgtatctttgacttgacttctagacttagggtttgttccatagctatatggaaccctatgataactaggcacatcctttttagctttgggtttgtatcccaaacctctatggccattggatgacctttgtgctcctagccctaggtattgctcattttgcccttttaggatatttttcatcctttttagggtcttttccattttatcaagtcttgacctcaagacttgattttctatcattaagtccttaggtcttgatccatgagcatttttgtttctaggcttgtatctaaaatccttagaattattgcctagatttttacctacattcctaaccttaggtgtagtagtcttggcatgtagggccacatgcttttccttaaagccctcatgcttcctattcttatggtaaattgcattaaaatgataaaaattagaactatcatgctttttaccataatgtaaaggggtaggctcaataaaagataccttcctctttaccttggaggctcccccttgactagtgcctccttgagccttgaccaccttcttccccttggggcattgacttcggtaatgccccttttgattgcaagagaagcatataatatgctccttgctcttctttgtgttggggatgatctccttgggcttcaccttgcctttttgtgccacttggcccttcttcttggccaatttagggcacttgctcttgtagtgcccatgttccctacactcaaagcatataacatgatttttattattaattgaaatatttatacctttgcttgtaggggtggcatcttttcctttggatccggaggtagaagcttcctcttgatcggaccttgattctcctccatttgatttttcttgacttgtggaggtagaatcttcttcctcctcttcgtctcttgatccggatgtagaagcttctccttcttcttgatccggcgtcaccaaggatggctccccctcaatcctagaggtggaggcttcatcttcttaaatatgaaacaaggagtatgctccctccttgttcccttcgttgcattcccttgaggatgaagcttcttggatttcctcttcttcggaggttgagcatctctcaacctcggagtcctcctcttggtcttgcttcaaagagtcaccctctctggatacttcttgctcttgtacagtggaggggatctcttcatgaagcttggccaatttgctccataattcctttgcatcttcaaattctccaattttgcaaaggatggtgcttggcaatagattaaccaaaagcttggtcactttgtcatttgcatcgcacctttggacttgctccgagctccatttgcttttcttgagaagcttgcccttggagtttgttggagcttcaaatccttccattagagcaaaccattgctctatctccatcataagaaagttttcgattcttgatttccaagaatcgaagctcgtggaagtatatggtggagccacccttgtgtcaaatccaagtccatcttggaattgcatcttgaagttgagcttcttgaaatctttgacttttgatgaatttgcttcaacttcttcaccctctagcttttcttgttatgcttgacccttccggcgatgattccggtgaagagcggcctcgctctgataccacttgttaggaccgaaaagtagctagaggggggggggggtgaatagcttcgcgtgtgctcgtcgtgcttcgttgcttgtttcttcaaagtgatgcgcagcggaatacaaagaaacaaactacaacaatgctaacaataggattttacttggtatccacctcacaagaggtgactagtccaaggatccacacacacacacacacctccactaataaacactccttttcggtaact
This window contains:
- the LOC122035292 gene encoding uncharacterized protein LOC122035292, which encodes MATYKLPDLQTDQSSSSAIILYGGGNGPTNGLNGIAVGWQVSTIVYETSDPRLFTFWTIDDKSNTGCVDFQCAGFVSTNNIYGPGSLITQFSTYGRETQFISILISRDYKTGNWWVTCNNEISLGYFPKELLPKMEDNALLVQLGGFVNSPLNVPSPPMGSGHPSNEGFNKAAYFIEVQFVDEHDNLFDPYPPDLHPRADISDYYSVADNHYADDKDKYVFAYGGAGGFK